A single region of the Procambarus clarkii isolate CNS0578487 chromosome 59, FALCON_Pclarkii_2.0, whole genome shotgun sequence genome encodes:
- the LOC138353785 gene encoding golgin subfamily A member 6-like protein 7: MGKNTEYMDKNKEYMNKNTEFMDKNTEYMDKNTEYMNKNTEFMDKNKEYMDKNKEYMDTNTEFMDKNTEYMDKNTEYMDKNTEYMNKNKKYMDKNTEFMDKNTEYMDKNTEYMDKNTKYMDKNTKYMDKNTEYMDKNTEYMDKNTEFMDKNKEYMDKNTEYMDKNTKYMDKNTKYMDKNTEYMDKNTEYMDKNKEYMDKNTEYMDKNTEFMDKNTEYMNKNTEYMDKNTEFMDKNKEYMDKNTEYMDKNTEYMDKNTKYMDKNTEYMDKNNPYITEVLIPTSKPQI, encoded by the coding sequence ATGGgaaaaaatacagaatacatggACAAAAAtaaagaatacatgaacaaaaataCAGAATTCATGGacaaaaatacagaatacatggacaaaaatacagaatacatgaacaaaaataCAGAATTCATGGACAAAAATAAAGAATACATGGACAAAAATAAAGAATACATGGACACAAATACAGAATTCATGGacaaaaatacagaatacatggacaaaaatacagaatacatggacaaaaatacagaatacatgaacaaaaataaaaaatacatgGACAAAAATACAGAATTCATGGacaaaaatacagaatacatggacaaaaatacagaatacatggacaaaaatacaaaatacatggacaaaaatacaaaatacatggacaaaaatacagaatacatggacaaaaatacagaatacatggACAAAAATACAGAATTCATGGACAAAAACAAAGAATACATGGacaaaaatacagaatacatggacaaaaatacaaaatacatggacaaaaatacaaaatacatggacaaaaatacagaatacatggacaaaaatacagaatacatggACAAAAATAAAGAATACATGGacaaaaatacagaatacatggACAAAAATACAGAATTCATGGacaaaaatacagaatacatgaacaaaaatacagaatacatggACAAAAATACAGAATTCATGGACAAAAACAAAGAATACATGGacaaaaatacagaatacatggacaaaaatacagaatacatggacaaaaatacaaaatacatggacaaaaatacagaatacatggACAAAAACAATCCATACATTACGGAAGTTTTAATACCAACATCAAAGCCTCAAATTTAA